Within the Clostridium scatologenes genome, the region AAACAAATAAAACTCCATAAGAGTTTCCCTCTTTGTTAAAGTATAATCCACATCAAAAATTGCTAATCTCTCCAAAGTAACACTACCTTTCTAGTTAGTAATTAATAACTTAACTTTTTTATATATAAAATCGGTTTAATAAAGAAAGCCAATGCATCACTGCAGCGGCTTTCCTTTATTTAATCTAATTTAAATTTTTAACTAATACATGAAAAATTTCAAGCTTCAGTTGTATTTAAAACCTATCTAAAGCCATACTTATGTTTATTATTGTTGATTATGTTCGCTTTCTACCATATTTTCATAGTAAGCTGATACTTCTTCAAATTCCTTATCATCAGGAATTACAAGTTCTCCTTCTTCTCCTTCACCAACTACTTTAAACAAATATACTGCTCCATTATCTGGATGTTGTACTATAGCATATTCATTATTTTTATATTCAAATCCATCAACTACTTCACATGGAACTGTGTTTCCATTTTCGTCTTCTAAATCAACTATCATACTTTCATGCTCTCCACAGCCGCAGCCACAATCATGTTCATGTTCATGACTATGTTCTCCGCATCCACAACTTTCATCATTACAGCCACAACCGCAGTCATGTAAATTTTCTTTATCCATAAATAAAAATCCTCCTTAAATATGTTATGTTCTAATTGTACCCTTAATTAGCTAATTTTAAAAGGATTTTTTTAATTTATAATATAAATTTTTTTCAGAGGAGAGAGGACAATTCACAGAGGACAGTTATTGTCCTATAAAAAAAGAAGTGCCTAAGCACTTCTTTTCTTCTTATATTATTTTGCTGCAAGTTCTTTGTATCCAGCAAGTCTTTCTTTAGCATCTCTTTCAGTTTTTTCAAATAATGCTTCTGCAGCTTCTGGGAATTGTTTAGAAAGTGAAGCATATCTTACTTCGCCCATTAAGAATTCTCTGAAGTCTCCAGTTGGTTCTTTTGAATCTAAGATGAATGGATTCTTTCCTTCTTCTTTTAATGCTGGATTGTATCTGTATAATGC harbors:
- a CDS encoding DUF1292 domain-containing protein, which gives rise to MDKENLHDCGCGCNDESCGCGEHSHEHEHDCGCGCGEHESMIVDLEDENGNTVPCEVVDGFEYKNNEYAIVQHPDNGAVYLFKVVGEGEEGELVIPDDKEFEEVSAYYENMVESEHNQQ